A single region of the Anaerostipes rhamnosivorans genome encodes:
- a CDS encoding MFS transporter: MNKKYYPSAFILYLNYFIHGIGCSVLGQVAVKETLVKQWGASDIGLVTMVAAALGLGRLIALPFAGPLSDKMGRKVASIIGAGSYAIFFLGLAMSPNMTVAYIAAVLGGIANSFLDTGVIPACVEILAPRSSMATMLTKFSISCSQLLMPFMIGAIVGANLSLNVLLYVCGVAIIIIGVLVLFAPLPKMEAAGAQKTSLIQDIKNANFSLESIALIIIGFTGTATFQLWLNCAQDFAKEYAKIGDPSVMQTYYSTGSLVAIIVTTLLVNKIKGVRFLFVYPLIATIMIALVYLLKTPSICYIGSAVVGYSAGAVVLQLVTATANDLFPKIKGTITSIVMIASSLSNYTILSLAGTMDKADILLMNIGITVVGVLLALFVNVRYKAMEERAAKE; encoded by the coding sequence ATGAACAAAAAATATTACCCAAGTGCCTTTATTTTATACTTAAATTATTTTATCCATGGTATCGGATGTTCTGTATTAGGCCAGGTAGCAGTAAAAGAAACTTTGGTAAAGCAGTGGGGAGCTTCTGACATCGGGCTGGTAACAATGGTAGCGGCAGCGCTGGGGCTTGGACGATTGATCGCCCTTCCATTTGCAGGACCTCTTTCTGATAAAATGGGAAGAAAAGTGGCCTCCATTATCGGTGCAGGTTCTTACGCAATCTTTTTCTTAGGCCTTGCTATGTCACCAAATATGACGGTTGCATACATAGCAGCTGTATTAGGAGGAATCGCAAACTCATTCCTGGATACCGGTGTGATACCAGCTTGTGTTGAAATCCTGGCTCCAAGATCCAGTATGGCAACCATGCTGACCAAGTTTTCAATTTCATGTTCTCAGTTATTAATGCCGTTTATGATCGGAGCCATCGTTGGTGCGAACCTTTCTTTAAATGTATTATTATATGTTTGCGGTGTTGCCATTATCATCATCGGTGTGCTCGTATTATTTGCACCACTTCCAAAGATGGAAGCTGCAGGCGCACAAAAAACATCTCTGATCCAGGATATCAAAAATGCAAACTTCTCTTTAGAGAGCATTGCATTGATCATCATCGGATTTACAGGAACTGCAACATTCCAGTTATGGTTAAACTGTGCTCAGGATTTTGCGAAAGAATATGCAAAAATCGGAGATCCTTCTGTTATGCAGACATACTATAGCACAGGTTCTCTGGTAGCGATCATTGTTACAACTTTATTAGTTAATAAAATCAAAGGCGTCAGATTCTTATTTGTCTACCCATTGATTGCAACCATCATGATCGCCTTAGTTTACTTATTAAAGACTCCATCTATCTGCTATATCGGTTCTGCAGTGGTTGGATATTCCGCAGGAGCAGTTGTACTTCAGCTTGTTACCGCAACTGCAAACGACTTATTCCCGAAAATCAAGGGAACCATCACAAGTATTGTTATGATTGCATCCAGCCTTTCAAACTATACAATCCTTTCTCTGGCTGGTACAATGGACAAAGCTGATATTTTACTGATGAATATCGGAATCACGGTTGTAGGTGTGCTGCTGGCACTGTTTGTCAATGTCAGATATAAGGCAATGGAAGAAAGAGCGGCAAAGGAGTAA
- the aroD gene encoding type I 3-dehydroquinate dehydratase, which produces MNPVKVRNIEIGTGVPKICVPIVGVTKDEIITEAKSFKDIPVDVVEWRVDWFEGVFDFDKVEDVLKDLREALGETPILFTFRTSKEGGEKAIEAEPYAELNKNAAKSGYVDLVDVEVFTGDDIVKDIVSAAHECGVKVVASNHDFDKTPAKEDIVGRLVKMQELGADIPKIAVMPTCRKDVLTLLAATEEMYTEHADRPIITMSMAGMGLISRLCGEVFGSALTFGAAKKASAPGQAAVNELNDMLQFLHKNQGL; this is translated from the coding sequence ATGAATCCAGTAAAAGTAAGAAATATTGAGATTGGCACAGGTGTCCCTAAGATCTGTGTGCCAATCGTCGGAGTAACAAAGGACGAGATCATTACAGAAGCAAAATCTTTTAAAGACATTCCGGTAGATGTAGTGGAATGGCGAGTCGATTGGTTCGAAGGAGTCTTTGACTTTGACAAAGTAGAAGATGTATTAAAAGATTTAAGAGAGGCGTTAGGCGAAACGCCGATCCTGTTTACATTCCGTACTTCAAAAGAAGGCGGGGAAAAGGCAATCGAGGCCGAGCCCTACGCAGAACTTAACAAAAATGCTGCAAAAAGCGGATATGTGGATTTAGTGGATGTGGAAGTGTTCACAGGAGATGATATTGTAAAAGATATCGTTTCTGCTGCCCATGAATGTGGTGTCAAAGTGGTTGCTTCCAACCATGATTTTGACAAGACCCCAGCAAAAGAAGATATCGTAGGCAGACTTGTGAAAATGCAGGAGCTGGGAGCGGATATTCCAAAAATCGCAGTGATGCCGACCTGCAGAAAAGACGTTCTCACACTGCTCGCTGCCACAGAGGAGATGTATACAGAACATGCTGACCGTCCGATCATCACCATGTCTATGGCCGGAATGGGTTTGATCAGCCGTCTTTGCGGTGAGGTGTTTGGATCTGCATTAACCTTTGGTGCGGCAAAAAAAGCATCTGCACCGGGACAGGCAGCAGTCAACGAATTAAACGATATGCTCCAGTTTCTTCATAAGAACCAGGGACTGTAG
- the sigK gene encoding RNA polymerase sporulation sigma factor SigK — MQAFLEPLSQEEEQYYLKKSHLGDMEARNILVEHNLRLVAHIVKKYNNFDRDKDDLISVGTIGLIKAINTYNVEKGHRLVTYASRCIENELLMMLRQERKSAKDTSLYEPIGIDKEGNEINLLDVLGADENDIVDELDLKEKIRDLYKMVDEMEPSREKSTLIMRYGLYGKKPMTQKEVAKELDISRSYVSRIEKKAVEKLKRRLKM, encoded by the coding sequence TTGCAGGCATTTTTAGAACCGCTGTCACAAGAAGAGGAACAATATTATTTAAAGAAAAGCCACCTGGGGGATATGGAGGCTAGAAATATATTAGTGGAACACAATCTTCGTCTGGTTGCCCATATTGTAAAGAAATACAATAATTTCGACAGGGATAAGGATGATCTGATATCTGTCGGAACCATTGGGCTGATTAAAGCAATCAATACCTATAATGTGGAAAAGGGGCACCGGCTGGTGACCTACGCTTCCCGGTGTATTGAAAACGAGCTTCTCATGATGCTGAGACAGGAGAGGAAAAGTGCAAAAGATACATCGTTGTATGAGCCGATCGGAATTGACAAAGAGGGGAATGAAATAAATCTTTTGGATGTACTGGGGGCGGATGAGAACGACATAGTAGACGAACTGGATCTCAAGGAAAAAATTAGGGATCTTTATAAGATGGTAGACGAAATGGAGCCGTCCAGAGAAAAAAGTACACTGATCATGAGATATGGACTGTATGGAAAAAAGCCGATGACCCAAAAGGAAGTGGCAAAAGAACTGGATATTTCGCGTTCTTATGTGAGCCGTATTGAGAAAAAAGCTGTAGAGAAATTAAAGAGAAGATTAAAAATGTAA
- a CDS encoding oxidoreductase, giving the protein MKCNYKNIFSPLTIKNMTMKNRIMMTPMGTNYGEQTGEMSFLHINYYEQRAKGGVGLIMVENASVDSPLGSNGTTQIRIDHDNYMPRFFKLCETIHSHGACIGLQLNHAGASAQSKRTNMQPVSASNIPSKAGGEIPRPLTKDEIYAIVKKYGEAAARAQASGFDCVEIHAGHSYLINQFLSPTTNVRTDEFGGSAENRARFAKLVLEEVRKQVGPMFPIFVRISADEFMEHGNTLEDTLDYLQYFQEEVDAFDVSAGLNGSIQYQIDANYLEDGWRSYMAKAVKEKYGKPCVTMGNIRDPRVADDILARGDADIIGMGRGLIADPCWVKKVATGHEDELRKCISCNIGCAGNRIGVNRPIRCTINPTVNDGADYKKHKITKPCNVVVIGGGTAGLEAACTAAEVGCTTFLLEKEDHLGGLSVEISKIPDKKRLGDFPHYLQVRASKLNNLFIFKGQEATLSVIEALHPNIIVNATGSNPLLPPIKGLHDHIDKEGSKVASISGMINHLADYPEDCTGKKVVVIGGGAVGLDVVEYFAPKGAEVSIVEMMPAIGKDLDPVSKSGVTALMKKHDVNQMPNTALCEVKADSFLVKADGEEKDLPFDYGFVCLGMRANAPILDEVREAYADTNVEIVNIGDSVRARRIIDGVQEGHNILRVLSDMEYL; this is encoded by the coding sequence ATGAAGTGCAATTATAAAAATATTTTCAGTCCGCTGACAATCAAAAACATGACAATGAAGAACCGTATCATGATGACACCTATGGGAACCAACTACGGAGAACAGACCGGAGAGATGAGCTTTCTTCATATCAATTACTATGAGCAGAGAGCAAAAGGCGGCGTAGGGCTGATCATGGTGGAAAATGCCAGTGTGGATTCCCCGCTTGGCTCCAACGGTACCACTCAGATCAGAATTGACCATGACAATTACATGCCGCGTTTCTTTAAACTCTGTGAGACCATCCATTCTCACGGTGCATGTATCGGATTACAGTTAAACCACGCAGGTGCTTCTGCACAGTCTAAGCGTACAAACATGCAGCCAGTATCTGCATCAAATATTCCATCCAAGGCAGGCGGAGAAATCCCACGTCCTCTTACAAAAGATGAAATCTATGCCATTGTTAAGAAATACGGCGAAGCTGCTGCCCGCGCACAGGCTTCAGGTTTTGACTGTGTTGAAATCCACGCAGGACATTCCTACCTGATCAACCAGTTCCTATCCCCTACCACCAATGTAAGAACCGATGAGTTCGGGGGATCTGCTGAGAACAGGGCAAGATTTGCAAAACTGGTATTAGAGGAAGTCAGAAAACAGGTGGGACCGATGTTCCCTATTTTTGTCCGTATCAGTGCCGATGAATTTATGGAACACGGCAATACTCTGGAAGACACTTTGGATTATCTCCAATACTTCCAGGAAGAAGTCGATGCGTTTGACGTATCCGCGGGATTAAACGGATCCATCCAGTATCAGATCGATGCCAACTACCTAGAAGACGGATGGAGATCCTACATGGCCAAAGCGGTCAAAGAAAAATACGGCAAACCTTGTGTGACTATGGGAAATATCCGTGACCCTCGTGTGGCTGACGATATCCTTGCACGTGGTGACGCTGACATCATCGGTATGGGCCGCGGTCTTATCGCAGATCCTTGCTGGGTAAAAAAGGTTGCTACAGGACATGAAGACGAACTTAGAAAATGTATTTCCTGTAACATCGGATGCGCAGGCAACCGTATCGGAGTCAATCGTCCGATCCGCTGTACGATTAATCCTACGGTCAATGACGGAGCTGATTACAAAAAGCATAAGATCACAAAACCGTGCAACGTAGTCGTCATAGGTGGAGGTACCGCCGGACTGGAAGCGGCATGCACGGCTGCTGAAGTAGGCTGTACGACGTTCTTATTGGAAAAAGAAGACCACTTGGGCGGACTTTCCGTAGAGATCTCCAAGATTCCTGACAAGAAACGTCTGGGTGACTTTCCTCACTACTTACAGGTGAGAGCATCCAAGTTAAACAACCTGTTTATCTTCAAAGGACAGGAGGCTACACTTTCAGTGATCGAAGCTCTTCATCCGAACATCATTGTCAATGCCACAGGATCCAATCCTCTTCTTCCACCGATTAAAGGTCTTCATGACCATATCGACAAAGAGGGATCCAAGGTTGCTTCTATCTCAGGAATGATCAACCACTTAGCAGATTATCCAGAAGACTGCACAGGCAAAAAAGTCGTTGTGATCGGCGGCGGTGCTGTAGGACTTGACGTTGTAGAATACTTCGCACCAAAAGGCGCCGAAGTCAGCATTGTGGAAATGATGCCTGCCATTGGAAAAGATTTAGATCCTGTTTCCAAATCCGGTGTCACGGCTCTTATGAAAAAGCATGATGTAAACCAGATGCCAAATACGGCTCTCTGTGAAGTCAAGGCTGATTCCTTCCTTGTAAAAGCAGACGGAGAAGAAAAAGATCTTCCGTTTGACTATGGATTTGTCTGTCTGGGTATGCGTGCCAATGCGCCGATTCTTGATGAAGTCCGTGAGGCATATGCAGATACCAACGTAGAAATCGTCAATATCGGTGACAGCGTACGCGCAAGACGTATCATCGACGGCGTACAGGAAGGACACAATATCTTAAGAGTTCTTTCTGACATGGAATACTTATAG
- the gloA2 gene encoding SMU1112c/YaeR family gloxylase I-like metalloprotein, giving the protein MKLGRIHHVAIIVSDYERSKDFYVNKLGFQIIRENYRESRRDYKLDLKLHDCELEIFSGKGHPQRLSYPEACGLRHLAFYVEDIEQAVKELNAAGIKTEEIRRDTYTGKKMTFFHDPDGLPLELHE; this is encoded by the coding sequence ATGAAACTGGGCAGGATACACCATGTCGCCATCATTGTCAGCGATTACGAGCGGTCTAAAGACTTTTACGTAAATAAGCTGGGGTTTCAGATCATAAGGGAAAACTACAGAGAGAGCAGAAGGGACTATAAGCTGGACCTGAAGCTTCATGACTGTGAGCTGGAGATATTTTCAGGAAAAGGCCATCCCCAAAGACTGTCTTATCCAGAGGCCTGCGGTCTCAGGCATTTGGCGTTTTATGTAGAAGATATAGAGCAGGCTGTAAAGGAATTGAATGCGGCAGGAATCAAAACAGAAGAAATTAGACGGGATACCTATACTGGCAAAAAAATGACATTTTTCCATGATCCTGACGGACTGCCGTTGGAGCTTCATGAATAG
- a CDS encoding shikimate dehydrogenase: MAERITGHTELIGLMAYPIRHSSSPAMHNEAFATLGLDYAYLAFEVDNDTLEDAVKGLRALKLKGSNVSMPNKTVVGQYLDKLSPAAEMAGAVNTIVNEDGVLTGHITDGIGYMQSLKDNDIDVIGKKMTITGAGGAATAIEIQAALDGVKEMSIFNVKDKFWENAEKTVEKIRANTDCIVNLYDLEDKDKLKEEIADSYLFAQATGVGMKPLEGQSVIPDASFLRPDLIVTDTVYAPRETALLKMAKEVGCKTMNGLGMMLFQGDAAFYLWTGKHMPIDHMKEVLDIKYD; encoded by the coding sequence ATGGCAGAGAGAATCACAGGACATACAGAATTAATCGGGCTGATGGCATATCCGATCAGACATTCCAGTTCACCGGCGATGCACAACGAAGCATTTGCCACATTAGGACTTGACTATGCATACTTAGCGTTTGAGGTTGATAATGATACACTGGAAGATGCAGTAAAAGGCTTACGCGCCTTAAAGCTGAAAGGATCTAACGTATCCATGCCAAATAAGACAGTCGTAGGACAGTACTTGGATAAGCTGTCACCAGCTGCTGAAATGGCAGGAGCAGTCAACACGATCGTCAACGAAGACGGAGTTTTGACAGGACATATCACAGACGGCATCGGCTACATGCAGTCACTGAAGGATAATGATATTGACGTGATCGGCAAAAAAATGACAATCACAGGAGCAGGCGGTGCAGCCACAGCGATCGAGATTCAGGCGGCGCTTGATGGTGTGAAAGAGATGTCAATCTTTAATGTGAAAGATAAGTTCTGGGAGAACGCGGAGAAAACAGTTGAAAAGATCCGTGCCAACACAGATTGTATCGTAAACCTTTACGATTTAGAAGACAAAGATAAATTAAAGGAAGAGATTGCAGACAGCTATCTGTTCGCTCAGGCTACAGGCGTTGGAATGAAGCCGTTAGAAGGCCAGTCAGTGATTCCTGATGCATCCTTCCTACGTCCAGACCTAATCGTCACAGATACTGTGTATGCGCCGAGAGAGACAGCACTGTTAAAGATGGCAAAAGAAGTCGGCTGCAAGACAATGAATGGACTTGGAATGATGCTGTTCCAGGGAGACGCCGCTTTCTATCTGTGGACCGGAAAACATATGCCGATTGACCACATGAAAGAAGTGCTGGATATTAAATACGATTAA
- a CDS encoding LysR family transcriptional regulator, translated as MNLNQLIYFQKIATLQHYHQAAKELNVSQPSLSRSIANLEEELGLPLFRKNGRNIELTKYGKIFLEHVNKILDEVKIAEDKMKALSNTKGGHIDLAYVFPLAKSYIPHLVRSFLDSEGNHNITFSMTQEITNKMIRDLKSERYDVIFGSYVSNEPDIEFVPVINQEMVIITPPEHPLKYKKEIFLEDLLDYPVIGYDRTSGLGQFTTSIYRQNQMEPQIAFETSDENAIAALVSENFGIGFVAHVESLREYDVDILHLSNLKPYHTVYMAYMKNNIMIPAVEKFIGFVKRTIDTVY; from the coding sequence ATGAATTTAAACCAACTAATATACTTTCAAAAAATCGCCACACTACAACATTATCACCAGGCGGCAAAGGAATTGAACGTTTCCCAGCCCAGCTTAAGCCGTTCCATCGCTAACCTGGAAGAGGAACTTGGACTTCCCCTTTTTAGGAAAAACGGAAGGAATATTGAGTTGACAAAGTACGGAAAGATCTTTTTAGAGCATGTCAATAAAATCCTAGATGAGGTAAAGATCGCAGAAGACAAAATGAAGGCGCTCTCCAATACCAAAGGCGGCCACATCGACCTGGCCTATGTATTTCCTCTGGCAAAGTCCTATATTCCCCATCTTGTGAGGAGCTTCCTGGATTCAGAGGGGAACCATAATATCACGTTCTCCATGACACAGGAGATCACCAATAAAATGATCCGTGACCTCAAGTCCGAGAGATACGATGTGATTTTTGGATCTTATGTTTCCAACGAACCTGATATTGAGTTTGTTCCGGTCATCAACCAGGAAATGGTCATCATCACACCTCCCGAACACCCATTAAAATATAAGAAAGAAATCTTTCTGGAAGATTTGCTGGACTACCCTGTAATCGGCTACGACCGGACCTCCGGCCTCGGACAGTTTACAACCTCCATTTATCGACAAAACCAGATGGAACCTCAGATTGCCTTTGAGACTTCCGACGAGAATGCGATCGCCGCCCTCGTGTCTGAAAACTTTGGTATCGGATTTGTGGCCCATGTGGAATCATTGAGAGAATATGATGTTGACATCCTTCACTTAAGCAATCTAAAACCGTATCATACGGTTTATATGGCCTACATGAAAAATAACATCATGATTCCGGCTGTAGAAAAATTCATTGGCTTTGTCAAAAGAACAATAGATACAGTCTATTGA
- a CDS encoding helix-turn-helix domain-containing protein, producing MIFADKLTQLRKKAGWSQEELAEQMNVTRQSVSKWEGAQSVPDLEKILRLSELFGVSTDYLLKDEIEDVECYTSSNEASALRRVSIEEANAFLSVKAKTSKSIAIATFLCIVSPVCLFLLGAMSEVPEYGLKENVAGGIGMIILIILITIAAAIFISSGRKTAAYGYLEKEVFETEYGVSGMVTERKVQYNKTHTGNNIIGTTLCIMAIIPLFVGVMMDENNDLLFMKMLSVSFVFIGIGVVFFVRSGIVWASYEKLLQEGDYTKEKKKNSTVIEAISVTYWLIATAIYLGYSFLTNNWEISWIVWVVAGVAFPAVMSISNLINRQKGE from the coding sequence ATGATTTTTGCAGACAAACTGACACAACTTCGCAAAAAAGCAGGCTGGTCACAAGAAGAATTAGCGGAACAAATGAATGTTACGAGGCAGTCTGTTTCAAAATGGGAGGGTGCACAATCGGTTCCTGACCTTGAGAAAATATTACGTCTTTCAGAGTTGTTTGGCGTCTCGACAGATTATCTGCTGAAAGATGAAATCGAAGATGTAGAATGTTATACATCTTCAAATGAAGCATCTGCATTAAGGCGGGTATCAATAGAAGAAGCAAATGCTTTTCTTTCTGTAAAGGCTAAGACATCAAAGTCAATCGCAATCGCAACTTTTTTATGTATCGTATCGCCTGTTTGTCTGTTTTTACTGGGAGCAATGAGTGAAGTCCCGGAATATGGCTTAAAAGAGAATGTGGCCGGAGGAATTGGAATGATTATTTTGATTATTCTTATCACAATTGCGGCTGCGATATTCATTTCAAGTGGAAGAAAAACAGCTGCATATGGCTATTTAGAGAAAGAAGTCTTTGAAACAGAGTACGGTGTGAGTGGAATGGTTACAGAGCGAAAAGTACAATATAATAAAACCCACACAGGAAATAATATCATTGGAACCACTCTTTGTATTATGGCGATAATTCCTTTGTTTGTAGGAGTAATGATGGATGAAAATAATGATTTGCTGTTTATGAAGATGCTTTCTGTTTCTTTTGTATTTATAGGAATTGGCGTAGTTTTCTTTGTTCGCAGCGGCATTGTATGGGCAAGCTATGAAAAACTTTTACAAGAAGGTGATTATACAAAGGAAAAGAAAAAGAACAGCACTGTAATAGAAGCGATTTCAGTTACCTATTGGCTCATTGCCACGGCAATATATCTGGGATATAGTTTTCTTACAAATAACTGGGAAATCAGTTGGATCGTTTGGGTGGTTGCAGGAGTAGCATTTCCGGCAGTTATGAGTATAAGCAATTTAATCAATAGACAAAAAGGTGAGTAA